In one Lycium barbarum isolate Lr01 chromosome 7, ASM1917538v2, whole genome shotgun sequence genomic region, the following are encoded:
- the LOC132604358 gene encoding chalcone synthase J-like, translated as MVTVEEFRRAQRAEGTATVLAIGTATPPNCFYQSTYPDYFFRVTNSEHKTELKEKFKRMCNGSMIKQRYMHLTEEILKENPSICEYKAPSFDARQDIVVAEVPKLGKEAAERAINEWGQPKSKITHLVFCTTSGVDMPGADYQLTKLLGLSPSIKRFMMYQQGCSGGGAVLRLAKDLAENNKDARILVVCAEITVMTFHGPSDIELDVLIGQVLFGDGAAAVIIGSDPVLEVEKPLFELVSATQTLLPDTGYAIHGKTSEAGLTFYLHKDVPGLVSNDIEKCLEEIFEPLGISDWNSIFWVVHAGGRAILDQIELKLGLKPEKLRATRHVMSEYGNVASACVLFALDEMRKGSIKEGLSTTGEGLEWGVLFGFGPGLTIETIVLHSVGEIHK; from the exons ATGGTCACTGTGGAGGAGTTTCGCCGGGCACAACGGGCCGAGGGAACGGCCACCGTGCTGGCCATCGGAACAGCCACTCCTCCCAATTGTTTTTATCAAAGCACTTACCCTGACTATTTTTTTCGTGTCACTAACAGTGAGCATAAAACGGAGCTTAAGGAGAAGTTTAAGCGCATGT GTAATGGATCAATGATTAAGCAGAGGTACATGCACTTAACTGAAGAAATATTGAAAGAGAACCCTAGTATTTGTGAATACAAGGCACCTTCCTTTGATGCAAGACAAGATATTGTCGTAGCTGAAGTGCCAAAGCTTGGCAAGGAGGCAGCCGAAAGGGCTATCAATGAATGGGGCCAGCCCAAGTCCAAGATTACTCATTTGGTCTTTTGCACCACTAGTGGTGTGGACATGCCGGGCGCCGACTACCAACTCACTAAGCTGCTTGGCCTTAGTCCATCAATAAAACGATTCATGATGTACCAACAAGGTTGCTCTGGTGGTGGTGCCGTTCTTCGATTAGCCAAGGACTTGGCAGAGAATAATAAAGATGCTCGAATTCTTGTTGTTTGCGCAGAAATCACCGTAATGACCTTCCATGGCCCGAGTGACATTGAATTGGATGTTTTGATCGGGCAAGTCCTCTTTGGTGATGGGGCTGCTGCAGTCATTATTGGGTCAGACCCAGTTCTAGAGGTGGAAAAGCCTTTATTTGAGCTTGTCTCTGCAACACAAACTCTTCTCCCAGACACTGGATACGCGATTCATGGTAAAACTAGTGAGGCTGGGCTGACATTTTACTTACATAAAGATGTTCCTGGATTAGTTTCAAATGACATTGAGAAGTGCCTAGAGGAAATATTTGAGCCTTTGGGCATTTCGGATTGGAACTCCATCTTCTGGGTAGTTCATGCAGGTGGACGTGCGATTCTCGACCAAATTGAATTAAAGTTGGGCCTAAAGCCTGAAAAACTCAGGGCTACGAGACATGTCATGAGTGAGTATGGGAACGTTGCTAGTGCTTGTGTTTTGTTTGCTTTGGATGAGATGAGGAAAGGTTCTATAAAGGAAGGGTTGAGTACCACCGGTGAAGGGCTCGAGTGGGGAGTGCTTTTTGGTTTTGGGCCTGGACTAACTATTGAGACAATTGTCCTCCATAGTGTGGGTGAAATTCATAAATAG
- the LOC132601940 gene encoding uncharacterized protein LOC132601940 — MARSYLDKATRKMKKVADRKRRPTNYRIGDKVMVKLNPRQFKSLKSLNQSLIRRYEGPFEIIAKVGKIYYRLDMPHHLKIYPVFHASQLKPYFDDKKDEGRAQASRARIFETPTAKDKEIEAIIDHQLVRGKGWGNSRAQFLVHWKGQPPEEATWEAYEDLWKFKDKVHEFLQLCGAAVVAKTVEGKCAAPPPLAQDSLQLAPGASQNQHAKGSTIVGGQLARQEWETSRSHVCTKVGG, encoded by the coding sequence ATGGCCAGGTCATATCTTGACAAGGCTACTCGGAAAATGAAGAAGGTTGCCGATCGCAAACGTCGTCCGACAAATTACAGAATTGGCGACAAAGTCATGGTTAAGCTCAATCCGAGGCAGTTCAAGTCACTAAAGAGCTTGAATCAGAGTTTGATTCGACGATATGAGGGTCCCTTTGAAATCATTGCCAAGGTGGGCAAGATTTATTATCGGTTGGACATGCCACACCATTTGAAAATCTACCCCGTCTTCCATGCGAGTCAATTAAAACCATACTTTGATGACAAGAAAGACGAGGGTCGGGCTCAAGCCAGCCGTGCTAGAATCTTTGAGACTCCTACTGCAAAGGACAAAGAAATAGAGGCAATCATTGACCATCAATTGGTCCGAGGCAAAGGTTGGGGCAATTCACGTGCTCAATTTCTCGTCCATTGGAAGGGACAACCACCCGAGGAGGCAACATGGGAAGCGTACGAGGACTTATGGAAATTCAAGGACAAAGTCCACGAATTTTTGCAGTTATGTGGCGCCGCGGTGGTCGCCAAAACAGTTGAGGGAAAGTGTGCCGCCCCGCCACCGCTTGCACAAGACAGCCTGCAACTAGCGCCAGGCGCTAGTCAAAATCAGCATGCCAAAGGGTCCACAATAGTGGGAGGCCAACTTGCAAGACAAGAGTGGGAGACCAGCCGCTCACATGTCTGCACAAAAGTGGGAGGCTAG